In Hyla sarda isolate aHylSar1 chromosome 9, aHylSar1.hap1, whole genome shotgun sequence, the following proteins share a genomic window:
- the LOC130291129 gene encoding lysophosphatidic acid receptor 6-like — translation MENTSTNYTGCQPQTINPFIPIFLSFIFFIGFVMNCISLWIFWFRVKQWNSTVILQFNLAISDAIITPAAPLIIIYSLTDDWTFGTFFCQFKVFLLSTHMYGSIYFLTLISVHRYFSVAQNVKRKALTTKPFITKLSIVVWGCLLAQGIPFFFVLKTSEVHGVTKCLSFHQTDQAVLFFVWNWIILFSGLLIPFTITLVCYSLLSRFILNVNPVNTLTNVMVSKSVQMIFVSLIIFIICYIPVHITRTTGVTITLFFPSLCSLLENVEVAYYITWMLSGTNCCLDPILYCFASERFKHTFTSWCSCLKRGKGEQITLIDTTSTQVESASEQPRPLPTGSTTVSHLPAEGEK, via the coding sequence ATGGAGAACACTTCTACAAATTACACCGGGTGTCAGCCGCAAACAATTAATCCTTTCATCCCGATCTTCCTGAGCTTCATCTTCTTCATTGGGTTTGTGATGAACTGTATCAGTTTGTGGATATTCTGGTTTCGAGTAAAACAATGGAACTCCACAGTGATTCTCCAGTTCAACTTGGCCATCTCCGATGCCATCATCACCCCGGCTGCTCCTCTGATCATCATCTACTCTTTGACCGACGACTGGACCTTCGGAACCTTCTTCTGCCAGTTTAAGGTCTTCCTCCTCAGCACCCACATGTATGGAAGTATATATTTTCTTACGCTGATCAGTGTTCACAGATACTTTTCAGTTGCCCAAAATGTTAAAAGGAAGGCCTTGACCACAAAGCCATTTATCACAAAACTTTCCATCGTTGTCTGGGGTTGTCTCCTTGCACAAGGAATTCCATTTTTCTTTGTCCTAAAAACTTCTGAAGTTCACGGAGTCACGAAATGTCTCAGTTTCCATCAAACAGATCAAGcggttttattttttgtttggaaCTGGATCATCCTCTTCTCAGGTCTCCTAATTCCTTTCACCATAACCTTGGTCTGCTACAGTCTCCTGAGTCGATTCATACTCAACGTGAATCCAGTGAACACTCTCACGAATGTCATGGTCTCCAAATCCGTGCAGATGATATTTGTCTCCCTTATCATCTTTATAATCTGTTATATTCCAGTCCATATCACCAGAACCACGGGGGTTACCATCACCTTGTTCTTCCCATCTCTGTGTTCTTTACTAGAAAATGTTGAAGTAGCCTATTACATCACCTGGATGCTATCGGGTACCAATTGCTGTTTGGATCCCATCCTGTACTGTTTTGCCTCAGAAAGGTTTAAGCACACGTTCACGAGCTGGTGTAGTTGTCTTAAACGTGGAAAAGGTGAACAAATCACGTTGATCGATACCACAAGTACCCAAGTAGAGTCGGCTTCAGAACAACCTCGTCCTCTCCCAACTGGGAGCACTACCGTTTCTCATTTGCCAGCGGAGGGTGAAAAATGA